The genome window GAAAGGTGTTATCCTGGCATATCTGATATCCGACGGTAAACTAGTTCCCGCAGATGTCATGGTGGAACTCATCAAAGCAAAGATGCTGAGCACCTTTAATAACTCGAGGGGTTTTTTGGTGAGCGGATTTCCCCGAGACAAAGCACAGTGTAAATACTTTAACGATCATGTGCGGCCGCCGGATCTCGTCCTGTACCTGTACGTCAGAGACTCGCTGCTGATGGACAGGATCTCAGCCAGAACCATCACCGCCACCGAACGACAGACCCGTAAGTTCGATGAATATGTGCAGCGAATCAAGGACGAAGGCAAAATGATCAAATCAGTTCTAAGGTTGTATAAAAAACAACTAGTGGTCATCAACGGCGAGAACGACGAAACGGAAGTTTTCGCGGATATTTGCAAGGCGATCGATAATGTCCTGAAAAACTTTCCGAGTACGTCTGTCAAAACGGCCGATTAAAACCTGTTCGTATATATTGTGTTAAACTAGCGATACTCGAATTCAGTGTCGATTAtcacatgtaaaatataattaatagagttaatataatataatataattaatagagatTCATACAGACTCTTGAATTGCAAAAGCTGTGTTTTGTACGTGCTATgttagtattaaaataattattatataattattaaaataatcattatatgtgtatatatacgtgcagaaattataattattaataaatatattatgacaaaaaaaacGACAGGATGTAAAAATAGAGACAAATAaccttaatattattatctatgtACGTGATTAATTGATCACCAAATTTATTTCTGGAAAgctatttacttttaaatgtcGAGCTGTTTCAATATACAATAAGTACCAACGCTCGGAATGTGAACAAGGGTGGAAACGCTAAGGGTGAACAACGGTAACGATGTAATGAAAAACCGTTGGTTTTTATTCGCCAccgataaattatcattatatggTATGTATACAGAATGTGAAACATTCGAAACTAACGCATTGACAACTTATatctcttataatatatatatatataaatatattaaattataaaaatttttgcaaaaactttatgtgatatttatatctatgcCTATAcgttttcacatttatatacatatttcaatataaaattattattttggtattgcattatttttttataaatcgactttattatcaaaagtttgttaaaaatgattatattgaatttatatttcgatGAAAAAAAGCTTCTaacaatataacatttttataaaaatcattgcaATTTTATCGTTTCCTTTAAATGCGACGGATGAACCTCTTTGCtgttaaatatcattattatatcgaaggtcataatttttttattcagcaGAATCTTGGCGTATAATATCTCACGTTACGTGGGTATCTGTGCTAAAAAAGGTTCTTTTTTCTGAGAACTCATGTAGAGCGACACACATCCGTCTTTATCATACATGCATGAAAATAACGCTCATCTAAGGAACATTGCACAAAGACGCGCTAAGAAAGCACAGGCGTGTAAATTTGCGGGGTGATGCTTGAGATGTGCACACCGATCCGAGCATCCCCTTTGAGGTATTCATTGAGGGAGGAAGAGCAACTTCCTCTTCGCTGCTCGTTCTACTTTCTAGCGTGTGGCATTAAACGAGACGAACGCGAGTTTGATAGATGTCCCGCAAATACTCAGTTTCTAAGAAATTGATCATACACGTATTGAAATAATCGTATTAAGGTGTATTttcaaaaactttaattattatgataagaattatacgaaataatataattaaatttatttcaaatatgtatgtCGCAAAAATCTGtaaacatttcaattttactaaaatttgtGTAACATAAACTCActcacaatataaaatcaaattaaatctaCACAAAATCACGTATTTTGTTTTAAGAAACAGTgtcaagttttatatttttttttcttgaaaatgtatcataataaatagaacaaaaaattCATACGTAAACTGATAAAACAAGGAATCAATAAGCTGAATAAGCtgaataaagtttaaatattttgttgataaCACatgaattgaaaattaattttgaatccaatttaaaatcaaatatttcacgATGAGATGtctaaaattgaaaatcgGAAGTACTACAAGTACTATAAGTTtgaatctaattaaaatttaataatttttatcatgtgTTTGTAAAGCGTCCATTCATTCACCATACTTAAGCCGTAATATATTAgtctatataaaaagagatgcAGATATAAGTTTATCGTAAACacgtatctttatataatgcaaACATTTCCTGTACAACATATTCGAATGATTGATCAGCGTCACCGTACCATTTCTACCCCCGTACACACCCCAAATCCACCCTGCCGTCCCATAACGCGCATTCCCATGTACTAGAACGAGCACGGGCGCACACcccttctccctccctcccccg of Anoplolepis gracilipes chromosome 8, ASM4749672v1, whole genome shotgun sequence contains these proteins:
- the LOC140668806 gene encoding adenylate kinase isoenzyme 1; translation: MGLNCVRPVDPLCAMIPRSNKLDVSTIIESRLPIIFLIGGPGAGKSTQCIRIGEHYGFCTIITRDLLRNEIATGSQKGVILAYLISDGKLVPADVMVELIKAKMLSTFNNSRGFLVSGFPRDKAQCKYFNDHVRPPDLVLYLYVRDSLLMDRISARTITATERQTRKFDEYVQRIKDEGKMIKSVLRLYKKQLVVINGENDETEVFADICKAIDNVLKNFPSTSVKTAD